Part of the Vibrio sp. SCSIO 43137 genome, ATGCTTAGGCGTACACGACCCTGACGGTCGATTTCAAGAACCTTAACTTTAACTTCCTGACCAACTTCAAGGTGATCAGCCACTTTCTCAATACGCTTGTCAGCGATTTGAGAGATGTGTACCAGACCATCTTTACCAGGAAGAATAGTAACGAAGGCACCGAAGTCAGCCAGACGGGCAACTTTACCAGTGTAGATAGCGCCAACTTCAACTTCAGCAGTAAGCTCTTTAATGCGGTTAATAGCATCCTGAGCCTGCTCGCCAGATGTTGCAGCAATCTTGATTGTACCGTCATCTTCGATTTCGATTGTAGTACCAGTCTCTTCAGTCAGAGAACGGATTACCGCGCCACCTTTACCGATAACGTCTTTGATCTTCTCAGCGTTGATCTTCATAGTGTGAATGCGTGGAGCAAACTCAGAGATATCCTCACGGGCACCAGAGATAGCTTCATCCATTACAGAAAGGATGTGCTTACGTGCACCTTGCGCCTGGTTCAGGGCAATTTGCATGATCTCTTTAGTGATACCTTCAATCTTGATATCCATCTGAAGTGCAGTGATACCGTCATTAGTACCTGCTACTTTAAAGTCCATGTCACCAAGGTGGTCTTCATCACCCAGGATGTCAGAAAGAACAACGAAATCGTCGCCTTCTTTAACAAGGCCCATTGCGATACCCGCAACAGAAGCTTTGATTGGCACACCTGCGTCCATAAGAGCCAGAGAAGTACCACATACAGAAGCCATTGAAGAAGAACCGTTAGATTCTGTGATTTCTGATACTACACGTACTGTGTACGGGAACTCATCTACAGATGGCATTACTGCTGCAATACCACGCTTAGCCAGTTTACCGTGGCCGATTTCACGACGCTTAGGAGAACCAACAAAACCAGTTTCACCTACACAGTATGGAGGGAAGTTGTAGTGTAGCAGGAAGTGATCTTTACGCTCACCAGTCAGCTCATCAATGATTTGAGCGTCACGCTGTGTACCCAGAGTAGCCGTTACGATTGCCTGAGTTTCACCACGGGTGAACAGAGCAGAACCGTGAGTACGCGGAAGAACGCCAGTACGTACGTCCAGCGCACGAACCATGTCTTTCTCACGACCATCAATACGCGGGTTACCAGCGATGATGCTGCGACGTACAACTGTCTTCTCCAGATCGTGGAAGATAGTGTGGATTTCTTTAGTGTTTGCTTCTGGATCTTCAGCAAGCAGCACTTCATTTACTTCCGCAGCAATCTCGTGGATACGGTCGTAACGAGCCATTTTTTCAGTAATTTGGTA contains:
- the pnp gene encoding polyribonucleotide nucleotidyltransferase codes for the protein MFANPVVKTFKYGNHTVTLETGVIARQATSAVMVTMDDTAVFVSVVGKKEAVEGQDFFPLTVNYQERTYAAGKIPGGFFKREGRPSEGETLTARLIDRPIRPLFPDSFKNEVQVIATVMSVNPDVQPDIVTMIGTSAALAISGIPFNGPIGAARVGHIDGQLVLNPSNTELETSKLDLVVAGTEGAVLMVESEADNLTEEEMLSAVVFGHDQQQVVISAINEFAAEVATPAWDWVAPEENTALVTKIAELAEAKLVEAYQITEKMARYDRIHEIAAEVNEVLLAEDPEANTKEIHTIFHDLEKTVVRRSIIAGNPRIDGREKDMVRALDVRTGVLPRTHGSALFTRGETQAIVTATLGTQRDAQIIDELTGERKDHFLLHYNFPPYCVGETGFVGSPKRREIGHGKLAKRGIAAVMPSVDEFPYTVRVVSEITESNGSSSMASVCGTSLALMDAGVPIKASVAGIAMGLVKEGDDFVVLSDILGDEDHLGDMDFKVAGTNDGITALQMDIKIEGITKEIMQIALNQAQGARKHILSVMDEAISGAREDISEFAPRIHTMKINAEKIKDVIGKGGAVIRSLTEETGTTIEIEDDGTIKIAATSGEQAQDAINRIKELTAEVEVGAIYTGKVARLADFGAFVTILPGKDGLVHISQIADKRIEKVADHLEVGQEVKVKVLEIDRQGRVRLSMKEAVEKPAEDAPAAE